The Lentisphaera araneosa HTCC2155 DNA segment CACCATCGTGGGACGCCCAAATGTGGGCAAATCCTCACTATTTAATACTCTACTGAGAAAACGTATCGCTATTGTTCACGAACAATGTGGCGTAACTCGTGACCGCGTTGCTCAACCCGTAAGTTGGAACGGCTACCGTTATCAACTCGTTGACACGGGTGGCCTTGGCGTTCTCAGTGATGAAAAAAATGTCGAATTCATGGATGAAAAGATCCGTATGCAACTTAAGGTTGCTGTGGAAAGTTCAGATATTTTGATCATGCTAACTGATGTCAAAGACGGCATCACTGAACTCGACCGCGAAGTTTGCGCCTTCCTCCGGAAACACGACAAGCCCATAATTCTTGCCGTCAATAAATGTGACAACTTTGAACTCGAAGATGAAGCCAGCGTCTTTTCTGCTCTTGGTTTTGAAAACACTCATGCTATTTCCTGTAATCACAAGTCAAATTTAGATGCGCTTCGCGAAGATATCTGTTCTTACTTTCCTCCAACGGATGAAGAAGACGAAGCTAGCCCTGATTTACGTATCACTCTCGCTGGTCGTCCCAATGTGGGTAAATCCTCTATTGCCAACCGCCTTCTTGGCGAAGATCGCGTCATTGTCTCAGATATTGCAGGAACAACCCGTGACGCTGTGGACATCCCTTTCTCGTTTGATGATGAAGGCGAAAGTAGAAATGGCCTTCTTGTCGATACAGCTGGTGTAAAAAAAGCGGGCAAGATCGATAACCT contains these protein-coding regions:
- the der gene encoding ribosome biogenesis GTPase Der, whose amino-acid sequence is MRMHTQASKLPVVTIVGRPNVGKSSLFNTLLRKRIAIVHEQCGVTRDRVAQPVSWNGYRYQLVDTGGLGVLSDEKNVEFMDEKIRMQLKVAVESSDILIMLTDVKDGITELDREVCAFLRKHDKPIILAVNKCDNFELEDEASVFSALGFENTHAISCNHKSNLDALREDICSYFPPTDEEDEASPDLRITLAGRPNVGKSSIANRLLGEDRVIVSDIAGTTRDAVDIPFSFDDEGESRNGLLVDTAGVKKAGKIDNLVEKFSMMRTEEAIKRSTVILFVIDMSQGVTNGDKKIANTIKAEGKPCVVIANKWDLVKAEAPKQKFLDDLEHDLPFMRYCPIIFTSSVDGNGFRDLLPATLRIFEQSLVDIPTALLNQVLHDMVLRTPPPSTGKGFFKIYYATMVKNPPAHFIIFCNKKNYCQDHYKRFIEKTVRNAFGLSGIPIEIEYRERTHLQEKFRENGSLPGEVKDKMAKDRKKAWRRSKKYRG